CTCGACTCGCCAGCGGAATACAACCAATATGCGCCTGGTTACTATGCCGTTTTCTTCGCAGATCCAGATGGAATTAAATTGGAATTAGTTCATATGCCTAATATTCCATAGGTAGCGATCGCTCTTTTTTTTGTCTTTTAACTTGACAAATTTCAGTTTTGCCGCATTTCCTGGGCGGTGATGCCGGAAGCAGTGTTATTGGCGTATTGTATGTATTGCTCGATGTAGAAGTCTGCGGTGTGTTTGATGCTTTGCACTAAGTCGCGATCGCTCATCACATCCCACCATTTCTGAAGCCGCACACATTCAGCCGGGAAGACAAAACCGCGATAGTGTTCCAGTACACTCCAACGCTCAAACCAAGGGTAAAAGGCGATATCGACAAGAGTGAGGGATTCTCCTAACCAATAGGAACCGCTTGATATTTTGCCAATTCCTTCATTCTCCATAAACAGCAGATGATTGCGTAACATTTCTGCTGATTCCTGTTGTTTCTCTGGTTCCTGGTTTAACAGTAGTTTGTAGAAAGTAGGAACGAATTTGACATTAGCAAAATCAATCCAGATGCGTGCGATCGCTCTTTGTCCCGGTTCGCTTGGCATTAATGGCGGTTCGGGGAATACTTCATCCAGATACTCGTTGATGATAGTGGATTCCCAGACGCGATCGCTACCGTATTTAATGACTGGGACTTTGCCATAAGGCGAGATATCCGCGAACCACTCCGGCTTATTTTGCAAGTCAATCTCGGTTAGTTTAAACTCTACACCTTTCTCCAGCAGCGCCAACCGCGTCCGATGAGCATAGGGACACACGCTTGCGCTATAGATTTCTACTTTAGCCATGACTTTATCCTTTGCTAGTTATAGCTTGATTGTCACTTTTTCTGCTGAGTTTGTGGGTGGTTGGGGAGAATACGATCGCTTACTCCTCAACCCAATATCTATTTAGATTCCATGTTAGTTAAGATTAAATAGATTCCGTTAAAGCTCATTGTTGAAGCGTAATGCCAAGAGAAAAATACTTTGGTGAAGATGCTGCGAGAAAAGACTTAGGGACACCTCAATCTAAGCCTGCATGGTTGGAAAGCCAGCATAGTCTTCCCTTTCATTCCCTTTCTGCTGATGAGTTTGAGATTTTCTGTTATTTGCTCTTACGTCAAGAGAATCCTGGGGAGAATATATTCTACTACGGAAAGACTGGTGACGCTGGTCGAGATATAGTCCGTATAAAGCCAGATAGGTCGGTCGAACTCATCCAATGCAAGCGTTATCAGAATAATGTAGGTATTAGCGAGGTTCGGACTGAAATTGCAAAGCTTTACATCAACCTTCACCATAAAATAATCCCTGATTGTCCTAACAAAGTGACTTTTTATGTAGTACCAGATTTGACAGCTCCAGCGCAGGATCTAATCTTTCAGCACTCAAAATGGCTCGATATTGCTGAGTCTGCTCTAGCAGAGTATTTGAAGAAAGCGCCTCCTAAAGAGCTTCTTGATTTTAGTCTGTCATGGTATCCACAATTTTCAAAAGAAACAGCTATTGACCTAACTCAGAGGGCTTGGAAGCACCAAGACCTGATAGAGGAGTTTTTTAGACATAAAAAAGTAATTGATTCGGATGATCCCAAACTCAATGCAATCCTTAACCAAGGAGAAAGTGCTAAATCTCAATTAGATGAGCT
This DNA window, taken from Funiculus sociatus GB2-C1, encodes the following:
- a CDS encoding glutathione S-transferase family protein; the encoded protein is MAKVEIYSASVCPYAHRTRLALLEKGVEFKLTEIDLQNKPEWFADISPYGKVPVIKYGSDRVWESTIINEYLDEVFPEPPLMPSEPGQRAIARIWIDFANVKFVPTFYKLLLNQEPEKQQESAEMLRNHLLFMENEGIGKISSGSYWLGESLTLVDIAFYPWFERWSVLEHYRGFVFPAECVRLQKWWDVMSDRDLVQSIKHTADFYIEQYIQYANNTASGITAQEMRQN